The following are encoded together in the Flavobacterium haoranii genome:
- a CDS encoding NUDIX hydrolase translates to MYKVFVNDKPLFLTNEVQKETDFQLFLLESVDIKKLIVKMFQNKIQKAFLYHPDEKLIMKTLKAKIPVVKAGGGLVFNKKGEVLFIFRNGKWDLPKGGTEKKETMEETAMREVEEETGVNGLKIVKKLTKTYHVFKRNGRYKLKQTYWFEMQTNFDGTPEGQIEEGIEKVAWIKPSEIESILENSYENIKLLFELENCE, encoded by the coding sequence ATGTATAAAGTTTTTGTCAACGATAAACCACTTTTTTTGACCAATGAGGTTCAAAAGGAAACTGATTTTCAACTTTTTCTACTAGAAAGTGTTGATATTAAGAAGCTTATAGTTAAAATGTTTCAAAATAAAATACAAAAGGCATTTTTGTATCATCCTGATGAAAAGCTGATTATGAAAACATTAAAAGCTAAAATTCCAGTTGTTAAAGCAGGTGGTGGATTAGTTTTTAACAAGAAAGGAGAAGTACTTTTTATTTTCAGAAACGGAAAGTGGGATTTACCTAAAGGAGGCACAGAGAAAAAAGAAACAATGGAAGAGACTGCCATGCGTGAAGTTGAGGAAGAAACTGGTGTTAACGGATTAAAAATTGTAAAAAAACTTACTAAAACGTATCATGTTTTTAAACGAAATGGTCGTTATAAGTTAAAACAAACCTATTGGTTTGAAATGCAAACAAATTTTGATGGCACTCCTGAAGGTCAAATTGAAGAGGGAATAGAAAAAGTAGCATGGATTAAACCATCGGAAATAGAATCGATACTTGAAAACTCTTATGAAAACATTAAATTGTTGTTTGAATTAGAGAATTGCGAGTAA
- the pyrE gene encoding orotate phosphoribosyltransferase has translation MIFDNNTAEKTAELLLQINAIKLNSKNPFTWASGWKSPIYCDNRIILSFPAVRNFVREAFAKHIEEKFGKPDVIAGVATGAIGIGILVAEYMGLPFVYVRPEPKKHGRQNQVEGFLQKGQNVVVVEDLISTGGSSLLAVEALRNEGAVVKGMAAIFTYGFDISETRFKDANLEVFTLSNYTTLLKQAVVKKYISESELLTIEDWGKNPSEWNVEVN, from the coding sequence ATGATTTTTGATAACAACACAGCAGAAAAAACAGCCGAATTGCTTTTACAAATAAACGCAATTAAATTAAATTCTAAAAATCCTTTTACATGGGCTTCGGGCTGGAAGTCACCAATTTATTGTGATAATCGCATAATCCTTTCATTTCCAGCGGTTAGAAATTTTGTTCGCGAAGCATTTGCAAAGCACATTGAAGAAAAATTTGGTAAACCAGATGTCATTGCTGGTGTAGCAACTGGCGCAATTGGAATTGGTATACTTGTTGCAGAATACATGGGATTACCTTTTGTTTATGTACGTCCTGAGCCTAAAAAGCATGGTCGTCAAAATCAAGTAGAAGGTTTTTTACAAAAAGGTCAAAATGTAGTAGTTGTTGAAGATTTAATTAGTACTGGTGGAAGTAGTTTACTTGCAGTTGAAGCTTTAAGAAACGAAGGTGCAGTTGTAAAAGGAATGGCGGCGATTTTTACTTATGGATTTGATATTTCTGAAACGCGCTTTAAAGATGCTAATTTAGAAGTATTTACTTTAAGTAATTACACTACTCTATTAAAACAGGCTGTTGTAAAAAAATATATTTCTGAAAGTGAATTGCTAACGATAGAAGATTGGGGTAAAAATCCTTCAGAATGGAATGTTGAAGTTAATTAA